From the Jilunia laotingensis genome, the window ACTACCTTTCCTCCTAGTTCGATCACTTTCTCTGCCGTATACTGGGCTACATTGCCGGCACCTGAGATCAGGCAAACTTTATCTTTCAGGTCTGTTCCTTGGGTTTTCAACATTTCCAACAGGAAATAGATGTTACCATAACCCGTTGCTTCCGGGCGGATCAGTGAACCACCGAATTCACGGCCCTTACCTGTAAAGGTTCCGGTGAATTCATGGGACAGTTTTTTATACATGCCGAACATGAAACCTACTTCTCGTCCACCTACACCGATGTCTCCAGCCGGTACATCGGTTTCAGGACCGATATGACGCCACAGCTCAAGCATGAAAGCTTGCGTGAAGCGCATGACTTCAGCATTTGATTTTCCGCGTGGGGAAAAATCGGAACCACCTTTGCCACCGCCCATAGGCAGGGTGGTCAGGGAATTTTTGAATGTCTGCTCGAAGGCAAGGAATTTAAGGATACTCAGGTTTACGGATGCATGGAAACGGATACCGCCTTTGTACGGACCGATCGCGTTGTTATGCTGTACGCGGTAGCCCATATTTGTTTGCACATTCCCTTTATCGTCTACCCAAGTTACACGAAACTGGTAAACTCTGTCCGGAATACATAGGCGTTCAATCAGATTGGCTTTGTCGAATTCAGGATGTTTGTTGTATTCTTCTTCGATGGTAGCAAGTACTTCTTCTACCGCCTGATGATACTCCGGTTCATTGGGAAACCTTCTCTTCAAATCTTCTAATACCTTAGCTGCATTCATAATTGTATTCTTTTATTAATTTAATGAGGGAATTACGAACGGTGAGCATGTTGCACCGTGTGGTAAATTCCAATTGTATCTGTAGTTTGTAGCTTGTAATCTATAGCTTTATAGCGATTGCAAAAGTAAATATAAAATTCG encodes:
- a CDS encoding NADP-specific glutamate dehydrogenase, whose protein sequence is MNAAKVLEDLKRRFPNEPEYHQAVEEVLATIEEEYNKHPEFDKANLIERLCIPDRVYQFRVTWVDDKGNVQTNMGYRVQHNNAIGPYKGGIRFHASVNLSILKFLAFEQTFKNSLTTLPMGGGKGGSDFSPRGKSNAEVMRFTQAFMLELWRHIGPETDVPAGDIGVGGREVGFMFGMYKKLSHEFTGTFTGKGREFGGSLIRPEATGYGNIYFLLEMLKTQGTDLKDKVCLISGAGNVAQYTAEKVIELGGKVVTMSDSDGYIYDPEGIDREKLDYIMELKNLYRGRIREYAEKYGCKYVEGAKPWGEKCDIALPSATQNELNGDHARQLVANGCIAVSEGANMPSTPEAIKVFQDAKILYAPGKAANAGGVSVSGLEMTQNSIKLSWSSEEVDEKLKSIMKNIHAACVQYGTETDGYVNYVKGANVAGFMKVAKAMMAQGIL